Proteins encoded together in one Lathyrus oleraceus cultivar Zhongwan6 chromosome 5, CAAS_Psat_ZW6_1.0, whole genome shotgun sequence window:
- the LOC127081440 gene encoding uncharacterized protein LOC127081440 → MTAAMDELWRRFRSLDVIGKRALRSRVCELAYLTMTTLCPPPEKIKTKGGVKKKGKKPADYDVYRDPSYHEYVDKASQSSQRQSQPSQTSKKIKLSKKQPQFIVQFPNHIRSYIEDVVNVESDGNCGFRVIASLHGYGEDGWSMLRRELGLELIDKDRSTLYDKLFSNRLSAVRESLMIESFGSQPPEKWMSLPDMGYLIANRYNVVLVCLGNPCITFFPMTSSHSPNVSIYCIGFVNHNHWVQVNMK, encoded by the exons ATGACGGCTGCAATGGATGAGTTGTGGAGAcgatttaggtcattagatgttattGGGAAAAGGGCATTAAGGAGTAGGGTATGTGAACTAGCATACCTAACAATGACAACATTGTGTCCACCACCTGagaaaataaaaaccaaaggaggagtgaagaagaaagggaaaaaaccagcagattatgatgtttatagggacccttcgtatcatgagtatgttgataaggcatctcaatcttcacaaaggcaatctcaaccatcacagacttcgaagaagatcaaattatcaaagaagcaaccacaattcattgttcaatttcctaatcatattaggtcatacattgaagatgtagttaatgttgaatcagatggtaattgtggatttagagtcattgcatcattgcatggatatggtgaggatggttggtcaatgcttcgcagagagttggggttggaattaatagacaaggataggtcaactttgtatgacaagttattttctaatcggttgtcagctgtgagagaatctttgatgatagaatcgtttggttcacagccacctgaaaaatggatgagtctaccagatatgggttacttgatagcgaatcgttataatgttgtacttgtctgtttaggcaatccgtgcatcactttctttccgatgacaagttcacattcaccaaatgtctctatttattgcattggttttgttaaccataatcattgggttcag gttaacatgaaatag